From a region of the Theobroma cacao cultivar B97-61/B2 chromosome 8, Criollo_cocoa_genome_V2, whole genome shotgun sequence genome:
- the LOC18593053 gene encoding beta-amyrin 28-oxidase, translated as MDIACLMPYLVHFVVLYVPVGVIYLVYKYKSRAATPNLPPGRKGLPYIGETLDYVLGLRRGTPVKFINDRSTKYSPDVFRTSLLGEDMAVFCGAAGNKFLFSGHNKYVTAWWPRSMKKALLDPSSVDNSSEEESTILRTYLLPLLKPESLQRYVPVMDVMAKEHLDQYWSPYNQVQVSPLSKKYGFSLACRLFMSVQQKEEIENFAKPFAFATAGLISVPIDLPGTTFNRAVKAGKVIRRELLAFITKKKNELLKKGMTVASDIVDSMLMDGMTEIEILNKIVGFFIASHDTTSTAITFTVSYLSDYPDVYNRVLEEQNDILRSKGPGEPLGWEDIQKMKYTWCVVCEAMRLAPPANGAFREAITDFTYAGYTIPKGWKAFWTVHSTNKNPKYFPDPEKFDPSRFEGNGPAPYTYVPFGGGPRMCPGKEYARLEILTFIHNLVTRFKWEKLNPNEKIFYSPSPIPEEGLPIKLQAA; from the exons ATGGACATTGCTTGTTTGATGCCATACTTGGTCCACTTTGTAGTTTTATACGTGCCCGTTGGTGTCATCTACTTGGTTTATAAGTACAAATCCAGGGCCGCCACCCCCAACCTTCCTCCGGGTAGAAAGGGTCTCCCATACATTGGCGAAACCTTGGATTATGTGCTGGGTTTGAGACGGGGAACTCCTGTGAAATTCATAAATGACAGAAGTACCAAATATTCACCCGATGTGTTCCGTACATCATTGCTCGGAGAGGACATGGCTGTCTTTTGCGGTGCTGCTGGCAACAAGTTCCTCTTCTCTGGCCACAACAAGTATGTCACCGCCTGGTGGCCTCGTTCCATGAAGAAAGCTTTGTTGGATCCATCCAGTGTTGATAATTCTTCCGAAGAAGAATCCACTATTCTTCGGACATATCTGCTTCCTTTGCTCAAGCCAGAGTCACTTCAACGTTACGTACCCGTAATGGATGTCATGGCAAAGGAGCACCTAGACCAATATTGGTCCCCCTACAATCAAGTCCAAGTTTCCCCTCTTTCCAAGAAGTACGGCTTCTCACTCGCCTGTCGTCTATTCATGAGTGTTCAACAAAAGGAAGAGATCGAAAATTTTGCCAAGCCTTTCGCTTTTGCGACTGCTGGTCTCATTTCCGTACCCATTGATCTTCCTGGAACAACATTCAATCGCGCCGTGAAAGCAGGCAAAGTGATCCGCCGAGAGCTTTTAGCCTTCATTACCAAGAAGAAAAACGAGCTGTTAAAGAAAGGAATGACGGTTGCTTCAGACATAGTGGATAGCATGCTGATGGACGGTATGACTGAGATAGAGATCCTCAACAAGATTGTAGGCTTCTTTATTGCAAGCCATGACACAACAAGTACCGCAATCACCTTCACCGTTAGCTATCTTTCTGACTATCCTGACGTATATAACAGGGTGTTGGAAG AACAAAATGATATCTTAAGGTCCAAAGGGCCTGGAGAACCATTGGGATGGGAAGATATTCAGAAGATGAAGTACACGTGGTGCGTAGTATGCGAAGCGATGAGGCTGGCACCACCTGCTAATGGAGCTTTTAGAGAGGCCATCACCGACTTTACTTACGCAGGTTATACGATTCCAAAGGGATGGAAG GCTTTCTGGACTGTCCATTCAACAAACAAGAACCCCAAGTACTTCCCAGATCCAGAGAAGTTTGATCCTTCAAGGTTTGAAGGAAATGGTCCCGCACCCTACACATATGTTCCATTTGGTGGAGGTCCTCGTATGTGCCCTGGGAAGGAGTATGCCCGACTGGAAATCCTCACTTTCATACACAACCTGGTCACCAGATTCAAATGGGAGAAACTGAATCCCAATGAGAAGATTTTCTATAGTCCTTCACCCATTCCAGAGGAGGGTCTTCCCATTAAGCTCCAAGCCGCATGA